DNA sequence from the Sorex araneus isolate mSorAra2 chromosome X unlocalized genomic scaffold, mSorAra2.pri SUPER_X_unloc_5, whole genome shotgun sequence genome:
ttctcttctcttctcttctcttctcttctcttctcttctcttctcttctcttctctcctctcctctcctctcctctcctcttctcttctcttctcttcttctcttctcttctcttctcttctcttctcttctcttctcttctcttctcttctctcttctcttctcttctcttctcttctcttctcttctcttctcttctcttctcttctcttctcttctcttctcttctcttctcttctcttctcttctcttctcttctcttctcttctcttctcttctcttctcttctcttctcttctcttctcttctcttctcttctcttctctctcttctcttctcttctcttcttctcttctcttctcttctcttctcttctcttctcttctctctctcctccacaccttcaaaaaccctccaaataaaatctatttccttCGCTGCCCatgtactcctgaaattccctTTCTGCGAggagagacaagaacccagtagctCTGGATCCCGGGGGGctaggtggatggggagaaagtgaccgtctctcccctccccccctcacatGAGCCCCCCAGGGGGCCCGCCGACAAGTCGCCCGATGTATTTGCAGGAACCAGAATCGGCcgttttctcctcttcttctccttcctccacgTCCACAGCCCTCTGCCCACGACCGACGCCTTCCTGGGCACCAGTAGCCACGGCCTGTACGGGGACAACGTCCAGGAGATGGACGCCATGCTGGGTAAGCGGCTGCACCGGACTCACAAATCAGGACTCAGAGGGGACCTGTGGTGGATGATGGtgaccagagatgctcaggtccACCTCTGGCTTCTGCgtcctttggggccacagctgagaCGTTCTGTGATGGTGTTAATGTCGTTATTTTGCCCTAGACATCTCGGGAGACCTTGGCTGATCCATCGGTGCTGGGAACACATCTTAGTGTGACTGCACTCATGTGTCACACTAAGTGACAAGGGGAGGCGGATGGAGAAGAATATTTGTCTTATTTCGGagccatccttccctccctctccctcttccctacgTGGTTGTGCAGTTTGCTGCTCGACCAGCGGGTGCTGGTGCTTGGTAACTCAAGAGTGCCTTGTCACAGAGTACCATTTGCTCATTTATGCAGCCAAGGCGCCCGCGCTTTCATCCctgggtccttttttttttaggtatattaattatagttttattattattttttaaatttattgtttttatttttcaagtgaggTCACCGTGAGAACGGTTACAGGGCTTTTTAGgatgagtctcagtcatactatgctcaaacacccatcccttcaccagtgcacatgttccaccacaaataaccccagcacccccctccccctttgcctgtgtggcagatgatttttcactttactctttccttattttgattacgttcattttcgacaggaaactcactatcattatttggagtttttcccgaACAGTCAGACCTgtgggaatgaaacccattagATTgtgttgttttctattgttggtaacaaagagcatatgatgttgcacggttgcgAAAGCgaccgcccagatttggaattctggtattaagtccagaggtatttctgccagcagccgctgcattccgagattggtttctgtggcgctgggatcatggttgttccggagcagaggagctgttcatgggtgaccGCTCGGGTCttatttgggcaggaggcagggccggttctgcctccccccatcgcaagattccccatgcgtcccgtcccatcactgcaaacttctACCTCTccgtccaattggttctgaacattggcggtcaccatgctgttCCAGGGCGGGAAAGGTTGagagacagaaacccttcccctcctggagcTGCACGGGGTCGGAgcctagttcagagtccaggagtatatctgccagcagctggcTGCGTTTCTGAgcttggtttctgtgcctctgggatacggaagctcaggggtggcggagccattcttgggcatattttttatatattaggaAAGGTCGAATAtacggtttggagatgtcccagtcccgcataccggagccatgttaatagaagctcagtgtcgccggggttccatctggagaaggcaacATCCGTGGGGTCTTGCCCACGAGTTCTCCCTCCAAGCTGAGACCCAGAGTCCCCTTGGGAGAGACCCCTGCCAGGGACACACACCCTCTTGTCAAGGGCTTGCATTTTTCCAGCGCTGAAATTTTGAGCGTTCATGGGGACCCCGGGAAGGAGGGGCCAAGCCTCACGGGTTCCTGGACTGCACGGCTGCAACACATCATgacattccctacccattctccagcATTCCCACACCACATTTCACGGGGGTCACATAGTAGGCAAACAgtgcggccactagtgcggccactcgacctcatatctcttcattctcagcaatggaaaacaaattatctaatgcttcctttccagcaggtccgacttttggggggagaaactccaaacaataatagtgagtgttgtgttgaaatattgaatgtaatcaaagtaaagtgaaggtaaagtgaaatttatcagtaatacaggcggggcggggagctggggaggtggggatttGGGGAGAGGTtttctgtgattcttggtggtggaatatgtgcactggtgaagggatgggtgtttgagcttTGTTATGACtgcagacttaaacctgaaagctttacacaactttccacatggtattcaataaaagaataaattaatttaaaaaacaaaacaaaacaaaacgctaCATTGAACAAGTGTAAGTTGTTAATCTATTTCCACTTTTGCCAAATAATATATCAGATAAAAATGTGCACAACTATTAAAGACTCATagccaaaaaaaatagtatgcaaacaatcatagagggaaatgtatatatatatgcatatatacatatttttagatatatatatataccaaagcccacatcactcaacctttaacaacatgttagtgatgtcctaaagaaagtcttaatggcccctgccaaaatagaacaatgttCACATTCTTTCCCctatgggtatttttttttctagcattttcCGGCGGTTTTCCATAAAAGACAAAccacaaatatattatttcggttgtgctttgggacaggacttgggggtttgggatggaaacatcccaatatggtggtgggcaggtgtcatggtggtggggcaggtgttgaaatattaaatgtcatcaaatactGTGAGCtcaataggcaaaatctggaaacaatctaagtgctctagaacagatgactggctaaaggaaactttggtccatctacacaacggaatactacacagctgttaggagagatgaagtcatgaaattattcgcttataagtggatggacatggagagtctcatgctgaggtgaaatgagtcagagagagagagagacagacacagaaggactgcactcgtttgtggagtataaaataacatactaggagacggacacccaaggacagtacagacaagggccaggaggattgccccatggttggaagctgcctcctgagctggggagaggcagctgggatggagaaggggtcactgagtcggggatggttggagggatgctcgggaggggagacgtgtgctgagagtagacaaagggacccaccgtgacggcctctcggtgtctgtgttgcaaaccaggatgccccaaagcagagaggagagagtgtgggggagattgtctaccatggaggcagggggagggtggatggggggggacactggggacacgggtggtggggaatgggcacgggtggagggatgcgtgttccTTCACTGTGAGATTTTAACTCAAGtataaaagcttgtaactttctcacagtaattcaatgaaaagaaaaagaaaatcgtgaactaccttataaaattaaaaattaaaaaaaaaagaaatgttgagtGTTCAGTGATTCCTGGAGGGACACTGAGCCCCTCGCAGCTGCGAATCCTTTTGCAGAGCTGAGAGCGAcagagagtgggctgggggtgtctCCTTTGGACACCCCCCCACAGGGAATGCTGGGTTATGTCACTCTGCCCCAGTGCCTGCTCTGTTCATTCTCGGGTTCTCTCCGTTTCCTTGTCTTCTTCACTCTCAGGGGAGCTTCTGGGGGCTGTGGACCGCCTGTCTCTCACCAATCAGACCCTTGTCTATTTCACATCTGACCACGGAGGACACTTGGAGGCGCGGAGGGGCCACGTGCCGCTCGGAGGAAGGAACGGGATCTTCAAAGGTGCGGGAGaaagttgagtgtgtgtgtgttgtctgtgtctgtgtgtgtgtgagtgtgtgaggggtgAGTAGTGCGTGGCAGGGGGACATATGAGTTTTTCTATTCTTGTACTGTGAGCTCGTGACGGGAAGAGATGAGGGTGAAACAGGAAAGTGAGTTTGTTTGTCGGAGTGTTGGGGACATGAGCTCGAAGACACCAAAGTGCAACAGCCAAAGAAGACGTCTGAATCCCGAGTAGCCCCGGGAACCTCAGAAGGaacatgtctttctttctttctttcctttctttctttctttctttctttctttctttctttctttctttctttctttctttctttctttcttttctttctttctttcttttcttctctttcttttctttctttctttctttctttctttctttctttctttctttctttctttctttctttctttctttctttctctttctctctttctctttctttttctctttctttctctcctttctctccattctctccttcttccctctttctttctatatttctttctttctctttctttttttctttatcgtTCTTCcctactcctttttctttttttttttttttttttttgcttttgggtcacacccagcgatgctcaggggttactcctggctttgcactcaggaattactcctggcggtgcttgggggaccatatgggatgccggggattgaacctgggtcggccgcgtgcaaggcaaacgccctacacgctgtgctatcgctcccggcCCCCCCttactcctttttctttcttcctttaattctttctttatttattccctcttccttccttccttccttccttccttctcttccttccttccttccttccttccttccttccttccttccttccttccacctttcattcatacaatattccaacacttgtCTCTCCACAACTGTCCATTCCTCACTATCAATTTCCCcatttcccctctccccttccccacccccacagtttccctctcctctctcaatccctctgtcttcctctgtcttcctctctctttttctctctctctgttctctctccccctctctcctctctcttcttcttgtttctctcttcccctctctctcctctctcttctctctctccccatctctccccatcttcctcctctctctctttctctctctctctcctctctctctccccctctctctctctctctcgtttcaGCGTTTGCCATAGAGATAGGAAGAGGCGATCATGTTCGTCCCTTTCCCTggttttcagcacccagttcttctCCGGAGTGGCTTTGCCACGTGACATTCTAGGGGGAGAGTCTTGGCGTTGAAGCAGAAGTCTCTCATCCGCGCGAGCAGGACCTTGGCACCAACATACCCAGGAAGGGCCCTTGTCGCGGGCATTCTGGCAGCCCGAGCTCCTGGGAGTGTCCGAGAGTGGACCCCACTGACCCTCCGTTTCTTTGGTGCAGGTGGCAAAGGCATGGGCGGCTGGGAAAGGAGGCATTCGGGTCCCGGGGATCGTGCGCTGGCCCGGGAAGGTCCCCGCGGGACAGGTGATCGACGAACCCACCAGCCTGATGGACGTCTTCCCCACGCTCGGCGGCTCTGCGGGGGCCGAGGTACCGCAGGACAGGTGAGGCCCAAGGCCACCCAGGGACCTCTGCACTACAGGGGGACTCGGGATTCGGGATCCCCTTTGATCCTGCAACGCAGCCGCCATCTGATTCTGTTGCGTGGATTTTGTTTTCCCAGTGAAAGAACAACCCTTGtctgtgttggggccacacctgcaggtgctcggggaaccctaggAGGGGTGGGGAAGTGAGCGAGGTAGAtaacattccttccttccttccttccttccttccttccttccttccttccttccttccttccttcctttccttccttccttccttccttccttccttccttccttccttccttccttcctccctccctcccttccttccttccttccttccttccttccttccttccttccttccttccttccttccttccttcccttccttccttccttccttccttccttctctctcctccttctttcctcctcccttcctcccttccttcctttcttcctcccttccttcctttctccctcagcTCTGCATGATCTGCCCTAGTTCCAGCCAAATGATGCCAATTGTGGGACTTTGTCCCTTTTTcagagctgcgtagtattccactgtgtctatAAAGCATAATGTCTTGATTGGTTCACCTGTGACTAAtcctttgggttgttttcatatcgtGGCTATTGTGTGAGGTGTTGTTTAGAGTCAGAGTAAGGTGGGTCCCTCTGGTGCTGCATAAAAGATGCTGGACATGTGTCTCCATCAGTCTACTGTGTTTGTGCTGTAGCTTAGAGGAGGGTCCGTCTCTGCTCACTGCCCTTTGTTCTGCCACTTGCACCGGTCACTGCTCAGTTTTATCATCTCAGCCCCCCGCATGCCGGTCGCTGCCTTCCTCCTGGAGACCCCACCTGACGGGGAGTTTACCGCCATGAATCTCAGCCGATGAACCCAGGATGGTCCcctgggggctgcccccagcagtgTCTTGCCACGGCCCTTGGCTcacctcccccgcccgcccctgtgTGTCTCCGCAGACACATCGACGGCCGTGACCTCATGCCCCTGCTTCTCGGCGAGCAACAGCACTCGGAGCACGAGTTTCTCTTCCACTACTGCGAGGTGTACCTGCACGCGGCCCGCTGGCACCCCAGAGACAGTGAGTGCCCGGCCCCATCCGAGGGTGCCCGGCCCACACCCACCCGCCCAGCTGCCTCCCTCCCTACCAACAACCTGCTACCTTCTAGAATTGCTGCTGAcaattcctcctcttcctctcttcctcctctcctctcttttcttcttcttcttcttcttcttcttcttcttcttcttcttcttcttcttcttcttcttcttcttcttcttcttcttcttcttcttcttcttcttcttcttcttcttcatcttcttcttcttcttcttcttcttctcctcctcctcctcctcctccttctcctctccttctcctcctctccttctccttctcctccttctcctctccttctcctcctctccttctccttctcctccttcttcctcctcctcctcttcctcttcttcttcttcctcttctttctcttcttcttcctcttcttcatcctcttcctcctcttcttcctcctcctcctctttttcttcttctgcttcttcttctcctcctcctccttctcctccttcttcctcttcctcttcttcttcttcatcttcctcttattcttcttcttcctcttctttttcttcatgttcttccttctttcttctttttctctttctcttcctcctttcttttcctcttccttctcatctcctcctcttcctccttcttaaGCTTCCTCCTTCTTaagcttcctcttcttcctcctcttcctcttcttcttcttctccttcttctccttctccttctcctctccttctccttctcctcctcctcctccttctcctcctccacctcctcccccccccatacCCTTCTTCTCCACCCCCCGTGGAAAACAGTGCGGACATATTGCAGTAAACTTAGCAGTGAGCTGCTATATAACCCAGGAATTCCATTTTGGGGCATCTACCccagacaataataataataataattgtaaagGAAATCTGCAGCAATTGGCACAATAGCGATAAGTCAGACAACAGTTGACCAGATGTAGTTGATATGTAGTCTTTAGACACAcgtgcagctgcaaggaacaacaCAATCATGCCCTTTACAGTgacttcttttgtgtgtgtggtggtggtggtggggtgccacacctggcaatgctcagggctgactcctgacactgtgctcagggctgactcctggctctgtgctccagtttgacttctgactgtgctcatggctgactcctagttccatcctcagggctcactcttggctctgtgctcaagctcattcctggctctgtgctcagcgttgactcctgactatgtgctcagggctcactcctgactctgtgctcaggttcattcctaactctgtggtcaggactgactcctggctctgagctcagggctcactctttgctctgtgctcagggatctctcctggcagtgctcaggggaccgcatgggatgccaTGGTGGAACCCGGGTCTTCCGTATGTGAGTCAAATGCCGTCTTCCCTGTCCGATCTCTCCCGCCCAAGGTTCGGCCATCTGGAAGGTCCATTACGTGACCCCCGTGTTCGAGCCGCCGGGGGCCCAGGCCTGCTACACGTTCTACTACTGCAAGTGTACCGGGGACCACGTCACGTACCACGACCCCCCGCTGCTCTTCGACCTCAGCCGGGACCCTTCAGAGTCCAGGCCCCTGACTCGGGACACGGAGCCCATGTACGACACGGTGATCcgcagggtgggggaggcggtGAGGGAGCACCGTCGCTCCGTGCTCCCGGTGCCCTTGCAGCTGTCCCACCGGAACAGATTCGTCACCTCGCTCAGGCCCTGCTGTGGCCTCTTCCCCTTCTGTCTGTGTGACCGGGAGGGGCAGCGCTCAGACAAGAGCTCTCCAGCAGTCACGTCTTGGGGGACCCTGGGGTGGCCGTCCTGGGAAGATGAAGGCAATAAAAGACCATGAGCACTGGGAGGagagtttcaattttatttccttcagtctttgttttttggtttttaagcacagcggcagggtgttggccttgcacgtggccgacccgggttcgatttcttcacccctctcggagagcccggcaagctcccgagagtctcccgcccgcatggcagagcctggcaagctccccgtggtgtattcgagatgccaaacacagtcacaagtctcaccatggagacgacgttgctggtgcccgctcgagcaaattgatgagcaacaggatgacaatgacagtaacagtgacaagatttttttaaaactttttaattgtgtcgctgtgagatagacccttacaaagatgttcctgattgtgtttcagtcctacagggttccaacccccgtccctcccccaggacacatttcccagcaccagtgtccccaggttccctcccatcaccccccacctcctcatcCCCAAcaacccacaggagtgatcctgagtgcagagctaggagtgaaccctgactatcgccaggtgtggcccaaaaacagaaggaaagaaagagagaaagaaagaaagaaagaaagaaagaaagaaagaaagaaagaaagaaagaaagaagaaaggaaggaaagaaaaaatgaaggaaggaaggaaggcaaatg
Encoded proteins:
- the LOC101540528 gene encoding LOW QUALITY PROTEIN: arylsulfatase F (The sequence of the model RefSeq protein was modified relative to this genomic sequence to represent the inferred CDS: deleted 3 bases in 3 codons), encoding MASDDDSRVVYSLGDPAGLPRNETTFAELLREQGYSTALIGKWHQGLNRHVRGDHHHHPVHYGFDYFYGMPFTLIDACWPDPSRDVELTLSGRMGLLVHQLIALAVATFILGIVPALACVCWTLILVPVVLIVLLSYFWFDSYGSALYWDCILMRGHDITEQPMKAERAGSIMVQEATAFLERIGRFLLFFSFLHVHSPLPTTDAFLGTSSHGLYGDNVQEMDAMLGELLGAVDRLSLTNQTLVYFTSDHGGHLEARRGHVPLGGRNGIFKGGKGMGGWEGGIRVPGIVRWPGKVPAGQVIDEPTSLMDVFPTLGGSAGAEVPQDRHIDGRDLMPLLLGEQQHSEHEFLFHYCEVYLHAARWHPRDSSAIWKVHYVTPVFEPPGAQACYTFYYCKCTGDHVTYHDPPLLFDLSRDPSESRPLTRDTEPMYDTVIRRVGEAVREHRRSVLPVPLQLSHRNRFVTSLRPCCGLFPFCLCDREGQRSDKSSPAVTSWGTLGWPSWEDEGNKRP